The following coding sequences lie in one Pseudorasbora parva isolate DD20220531a chromosome 18, ASM2467924v1, whole genome shotgun sequence genomic window:
- the LOC137046401 gene encoding zona pellucida sperm-binding protein 4-like has protein sequence MAGIWYAVQSLALCVWFCAFCHAVPQWSNLPQNPQALMLQKTDQRLQKQVRQQFPQWVQQQASQQIQKQASQQVQKQASQQSPQWVQQQTSQQSPQWVQQQASQQVQSKQPVVQAEPLDKCAVADYEQIQCGQDGISGADCGALNCCFNGQQCYYGKAVTVQCIRDGQFVVVVARDVTLPRLSLDSVRLLGGNDPPCSPVGSTPSFAIYQFPVTACGTIMMEDSGYVVYENRMTSSYEVGVGPLGSITRDSHFELLFQCRYSGTSVEALVVEVNTVPAPPPVAASGPLRVELRLANGQCVTKGCAEGDEAYTSYYSDADYPVTKVLREPVFVEVRLLERTDPNIALMLGRCWVTSTPSPLSLPQWDLLVDGCPYWADRYLTTLVPVAGSSGLQFPTHYKRFVVKMFTFVDPASLAPLQETIFIHCSTSVCHPSSGTCEQSCARKRRDAEVKTVSSGQTVVSSGEVTLVM, from the exons ATGGCAGGAATTTGGTATGCAGTGCAGTCTCTAGCactttgtgtgtggttttgtgctTTCTGTCATGCTGTTCCACAGTGGAGTAATCTGCCCCAGAATCCTCAAGCTCTGATGTTACAGAAAACTGACCAGCGCCTTCAGAAGCAAGTTAGGCAACAGtttcctcagtgggttcaacagcaagctagtcagCAGATTCAGAAGCAAGctagtcagcaggttcagaaacaagctagtcaacagtctcctcagtgggtacAACAGCAAACTAGTcaacagtctcctcagtgggtacaacagcaagctagtcagCAGGTTCAGTCTAAGCAGCCTGTGGTGCAGGCGGAGCCCCTTGACAAATGTGCTGTAGCTGATTATGAGCAGATCCAATGTGGCCAAGATGGTATCAGTGGTGCTGATTGTGGAGCGCTCAACTGCTGTTTTAATGGACAGCAGTGTTACTATGGGAAGGCAG TGACTGTCCAGTGTATAAGAGATGGTCAGTTTGTGGTAGTGGTGGCTAGAGATGTTACTCTGCCTCGATTGAGCCTGGATTCAGTCCGTCTACTGGGTGGAAATGACCCAccttgcagtcctgtgggatccaCACCTTCCTTTGCTATATACCAGTTCCCTGTCACTGCATGTGGCACAATCATGATG GAGGACAGTGGATATGTTGTGTATGAAAACAGGATGACTTCCTCGTATGAAGTGGGTGTCGGACCCCTTGGTTCCATCACAAGGGACAGCCACTTTGA GCTTCTCTTCCAGTGTAGATACTCTGGTACTTCTGTAGAAGCCCTGGTTGTGGAGGTCAACACTGTTCCTGCACCTCCACCAGTAGCTGCTTCTGGACCCCTCAGGGTGGAGCTTAGACTGGCAAATGGTCAATGTGTCACCAAAGGCTGTGCAGAAG GGGATGAGGCGTACACGTCCTACTACAGTGACGCTGATTATCCAGTCACAAAAGTCCTGCGGGAGCCTGTGTTTGTTGAGGTGCGCCTGTTGGAGAGGACTGACCCCAACATTGCCCTGATGCTAGGACGTTGCTGGGTGACATCAACCCCCAGTCCACTCAGTCTACCCCAGTGGGATCTTCTGGTTGATGG ATGCCCTTACTGGGCTGACCGTTACCTGACCACATTGGTTCCAGTGGCTGGATCTTCTGGTCTTCAGTTCCCAACCCACTATAAGCGCTTTGTTGTGAAGATGTTCACATTTGTGGATCCAGCATCACTGGCTCCTCTGCAGGAAACC ATCTTCATCCACTGTAGTACATCGGTGTGCCATCCCTCTTCTGGCACCTGTGAGCAAAGCTGTGCTAGGAAAA GAAGAGATGCTGAAGTCAAGACAGTCTCTAGTGGACAAACTGTGGTGTCTAGTGGAGAAGTTACTCTGGTCATGTGA